A stretch of the Tardiphaga sp. 709 genome encodes the following:
- a CDS encoding class I SAM-dependent methyltransferase translates to MTDQSPLQDEIKRLIKSTGPMPVWRYMQLCLTHPQHGYYISRDPLGREGDFTTSPEVSQMFGELLGLWSASVWRAIGAPPFVHLIELGPGRGTMMADALRALRVLPPLYQALNVHLVEINPVLREKQKATLSGVRNITWHDSIETVPAGPSIILANEYFDVLPIHQAVKREGGWHERMVDIDSNGQLMFSASTDPLPRFDVLLPPLVRAAPVGAVFEWRPDTEMMKIASRVRDEGGAALIIDYGHVRSDAGDTLQAIAQHSYADPLKNPGMADITAHVDFQALGRAAEDVGARVHGPVTQGEFLKRLGIETRALTLMAKATPEVSETVSGALKRLIDSGRGGMGSMFKVVGISDPNIDTLVALSDDTGIETPTS, encoded by the coding sequence GTGACCGACCAATCGCCGCTGCAGGATGAAATCAAGCGCCTGATCAAGTCCACCGGACCGATGCCGGTGTGGCGCTACATGCAGCTGTGCCTCACCCATCCGCAACACGGCTACTATATTTCGCGCGATCCGCTCGGTCGCGAGGGCGACTTCACCACGTCGCCCGAAGTCAGCCAGATGTTCGGCGAGCTGCTTGGCCTGTGGTCGGCCTCGGTCTGGCGCGCGATCGGCGCGCCGCCCTTCGTGCACCTGATCGAACTGGGCCCCGGCCGCGGCACCATGATGGCCGACGCGCTCCGTGCCCTGCGCGTCCTGCCGCCGCTGTATCAGGCGCTCAACGTGCATCTCGTCGAAATCAATCCGGTGCTGCGCGAGAAGCAGAAGGCGACGCTGTCCGGCGTCCGCAACATCACCTGGCACGACAGTATCGAGACCGTTCCCGCGGGCCCGTCGATCATCCTCGCCAATGAATATTTCGACGTCCTCCCGATCCATCAGGCCGTGAAGCGCGAAGGCGGCTGGCACGAGCGCATGGTGGATATCGACAGCAACGGCCAGCTGATGTTCAGCGCGTCAACTGATCCGCTGCCGCGTTTCGACGTGCTACTGCCGCCGCTGGTGCGCGCAGCCCCTGTCGGCGCGGTGTTCGAATGGCGCCCCGATACCGAAATGATGAAGATTGCCAGCCGTGTGCGCGACGAAGGCGGCGCGGCTCTGATCATCGATTACGGCCATGTCCGCAGCGATGCCGGCGACACCCTGCAGGCTATCGCACAGCACAGCTATGCTGATCCGCTGAAGAATCCCGGCATGGCCGATATCACCGCGCATGTGGATTTCCAGGCGCTCGGCCGCGCGGCGGAGGATGTCGGCGCACGCGTGCACGGGCCGGTGACGCAGGGCGAATTCCTCAAGCGCCTCGGCATCGAGACGCGCGCGTTGACCCTGATGGCCAAAGCCACGCCGGAAGTATCGGAAACGGTCTCCGGCGCACTGAAACGCTTGATCGACAGCGGCCGCGGCGGCATGGGCTCGATGTTCAAGGTGGTCGGCATCTCCGATCCCAATATCGACACGCTGGTGGCACTGAGCGACGACACCGGCATAGAGACCCCGACATCATGA
- the ychF gene encoding redox-regulated ATPase YchF, with translation MGFKCGIVGLPNVGKSTLFNALTETAAAQAANYPFCTIEPNVGEVAVPDKRLDKLSEIGKSQQIIPTRLTFVDIAGLVKGASKGEGLGNQFLATIREVDAVAHVVRCFIDDDITHVEGKIDPLADIEIIETELMLADLDSCEKRIDNLTKKAKGNDKDAKEQLDLVQRALVLLRDGKPTRFLERKPEEERAFGMLGLLTSKPVLYVCNVEEGAAGEGNEYSKRVAEHAAKEGAVAVAISAKIESEIATLSRAERVEFLDTLGLEEAGLDRLIRAGYSLLHLITYFTVGPKEARAWTITQGTKAPQAAAVIHTDFEKGFIRAETIGYEDYVRLGGEAGARDGGKLRLEGKEYVVADGDVLHFRFNT, from the coding sequence ATGGGATTCAAATGCGGGATCGTCGGACTGCCGAATGTCGGCAAATCGACGCTGTTCAATGCGCTCACCGAAACTGCCGCGGCGCAGGCTGCGAACTATCCGTTTTGCACCATCGAGCCGAATGTCGGTGAAGTCGCGGTGCCGGACAAGCGGCTCGACAAATTGTCCGAGATCGGCAAGTCGCAGCAGATCATTCCGACGCGCCTGACCTTCGTGGACATCGCGGGCCTGGTGAAGGGCGCGTCGAAGGGCGAAGGCCTCGGCAATCAGTTTCTCGCCACCATCCGCGAAGTCGATGCTGTCGCCCATGTGGTACGTTGCTTTATCGATGATGACATCACCCATGTCGAAGGCAAGATCGATCCGCTCGCCGATATCGAGATCATCGAGACCGAGCTGATGCTCGCGGATCTGGATTCTTGCGAGAAGCGCATCGACAACCTGACCAAGAAGGCCAAGGGCAACGACAAGGACGCGAAGGAACAGCTCGATCTGGTCCAGCGCGCACTGGTGCTGCTGCGTGACGGCAAGCCGACGCGTTTTCTCGAGCGAAAGCCCGAGGAAGAGCGCGCTTTCGGAATGCTCGGCCTGCTGACCTCCAAGCCTGTTCTCTACGTCTGCAATGTCGAGGAAGGTGCGGCCGGCGAGGGCAACGAATATTCGAAGCGGGTTGCAGAACATGCTGCGAAGGAGGGCGCTGTCGCAGTCGCCATCTCCGCCAAGATCGAATCCGAGATCGCGACGCTGTCACGTGCCGAACGCGTGGAATTCCTCGATACGCTCGGGCTTGAAGAAGCGGGCCTCGATCGCCTGATCCGTGCAGGCTATTCGCTGCTGCACCTCATCACCTACTTCACCGTCGGCCCCAAGGAAGCCCGTGCCTGGACCATCACCCAGGGCACCAAGGCACCGCAGGCTGCAGCCGTGATCCACACGGATTTCGAGAAGGGCTTCATCCGCGCGGAAACCATCGGCTATGAAGACTATGTCAGGCTCGGTGGCGAAGCCGGCGCGCGCGATGGCGGCAAGCTGCGGCTGGAAGGCAAGGAATATGTCGTCGCCGACGGCGACGTGCTGCATTTCCGGTTCAACACGTAA
- the lgt gene encoding prolipoprotein diacylglyceryl transferase, producing the protein MPFLTIAFPVFDPVAIALGPIVIRWYALAYIGGIVLGWIYARALIKSTKLWGGPSPISLLDFDDFILWVTIGIIVGGRTGYVLFYNLDFFIAHPAEIFELWKGGMSFHGGFMGCVFAVFLFCWKRGLSVLSLGDITCAVGPIGLLLGRLANFINSELWGRHADTSVPWAMVFPNGGPLPRHPSQLYEAGLEGIGLFLILALMIRAGALKRPGLILGAFIFFYALARITGEFFREPDPQLGFLWGGLTMGMLLSVPMIFVGLVLMVRAWRKPQASLELSPGKKA; encoded by the coding sequence ATGCCATTCCTGACCATCGCCTTCCCCGTTTTCGATCCGGTCGCCATCGCGCTCGGCCCCATCGTCATTCGCTGGTACGCGCTGGCCTATATCGGCGGCATCGTGCTCGGCTGGATCTATGCCCGCGCGCTGATCAAGAGCACGAAACTGTGGGGCGGCCCCTCACCGATCTCCCTGCTGGATTTCGACGACTTCATCCTCTGGGTAACCATCGGCATCATTGTCGGCGGCCGCACCGGCTATGTGCTGTTCTACAATCTGGATTTCTTCATTGCCCATCCCGCCGAGATCTTCGAGTTATGGAAGGGCGGCATGTCGTTCCATGGCGGCTTCATGGGCTGCGTCTTTGCCGTGTTTTTGTTCTGCTGGAAGCGTGGCCTGTCAGTGCTGTCGCTCGGCGATATCACCTGCGCGGTCGGCCCGATCGGTCTGCTGCTTGGACGCCTCGCCAATTTCATCAACAGCGAATTATGGGGCCGCCACGCCGACACCAGCGTGCCATGGGCAATGGTGTTCCCCAATGGCGGCCCGCTGCCGCGCCATCCCAGCCAGCTCTATGAAGCCGGCCTCGAAGGCATCGGGCTGTTTCTCATTCTGGCCCTGATGATCCGGGCCGGTGCGCTGAAGCGGCCTGGCCTGATCCTCGGCGCCTTCATCTTTTTTTATGCGCTGGCGCGTATTACGGGAGAATTCTTCCGCGAGCCGGACCCACAACTCGGATTTCTGTGGGGCGGGCTCACCATGGGCATGCTGCTCTCCGTGCCGATGATATTTGTGGGACTCGTTTTGATGGTGCGCGCCTGGCGAAAGCCGCAGGCATCGCTCGAATTGAGTCCGGGCAAGAAGGCCTGA
- a CDS encoding accessory factor UbiK family protein, translating into MTQTNNRFFDEIGRLMNDAAGAAQGVKREVDTVVRNQAEKILRDLDIVKREEFEAVKDMARLAREENEALKARIAALEAKLGG; encoded by the coding sequence ATGACCCAGACCAACAATCGGTTCTTCGACGAGATTGGCCGCCTGATGAATGATGCCGCCGGCGCGGCCCAGGGCGTCAAGCGCGAGGTCGATACGGTTGTGCGTAACCAGGCTGAGAAGATCCTGCGCGACCTCGATATCGTGAAGCGCGAGGAATTCGAGGCGGTCAAGGACATGGCCCGGCTCGCCCGCGAGGAGAACGAGGCGCTGAAGGCCCGGATCGCGGCGCTGGAAGCCAAGCTCGGCGGCTGA
- a CDS encoding S1C family serine protease, translating into MLDITAHPLDDDSATPAVAAVQNDAALLDAYSNAVIDVTERVGPAVVRVETGARTPNARERGGLGSGIVISPDGLVLTNSHVVGDSRHIRLRDTEGVVTDARVLGADPDTDLALLRADNARDLRYAGLGNSKNLKRGQLVVAIGNPLGFESTVTAGVVSALGRSIRSVSGRNIEDVIQTDAALNPGNSGGALVSSRGEVIGINTAIIQGAQGICFAVASNTAQFVLSEIIRHGYVRRAFIGVSGQTAPIPRRHAVLAGIENTMGALIDQIDPDGPAFKAGLLPGDVVVSLDHVPVNGVDDLIRILDRDRIDRTIEIDVLRMGRLRAIDIHPVERRVLARA; encoded by the coding sequence ATGCTTGATATCACCGCACATCCGTTAGATGACGATTCCGCCACACCCGCCGTTGCCGCAGTGCAGAACGATGCCGCGCTGCTCGATGCCTATTCGAACGCTGTCATCGATGTGACTGAACGCGTCGGTCCCGCGGTCGTGCGCGTCGAGACCGGAGCGAGGACGCCGAATGCCCGCGAACGCGGCGGGCTGGGCTCCGGCATCGTCATCTCGCCCGACGGCCTCGTCCTGACCAATAGCCATGTCGTCGGCGATTCCAGACATATTCGCCTGCGTGACACTGAAGGCGTCGTCACCGATGCCCGCGTGCTCGGCGCCGATCCCGATACCGATCTCGCTTTGCTGCGGGCCGATAACGCGCGCGACCTGCGCTATGCGGGCCTCGGCAATTCCAAGAACCTGAAGCGCGGCCAGCTTGTTGTGGCCATCGGCAATCCGCTTGGCTTCGAATCCACCGTCACCGCCGGTGTCGTCTCGGCGCTCGGCCGCTCGATCCGCTCGGTGAGCGGGCGCAATATCGAGGACGTGATCCAGACCGATGCCGCGCTCAATCCCGGCAATTCGGGCGGCGCGCTGGTGTCGTCGCGTGGCGAAGTGATCGGCATCAACACCGCGATCATCCAGGGCGCGCAGGGCATCTGCTTTGCGGTCGCCAGCAACACCGCGCAGTTCGTGCTGTCGGAGATCATCCGTCACGGCTATGTCCGCCGCGCCTTCATCGGCGTGTCCGGCCAGACCGCGCCGATCCCGCGCCGCCATGCGGTGCTCGCCGGCATCGAGAACACCATGGGCGCGCTGATCGACCAGATCGATCCCGACGGTCCGGCGTTCAAGGCTGGCCTGTTGCCGGGCGATGTCGTCGTCAGTCTCGATCACGTGCCGGTGAATGGCGTCGATGACCTGATCCGCATTCTTGATCGCGACCGTATCGATCGGACGATCGAGATCGATGTGCTGCGGATGGGCCGCCTGCGTGCCATCGACATTCATCCCGTCGAACGCAGGGTGCTGGCGCGCGCCTAA
- a CDS encoding DUF4282 domain-containing protein: protein MFEFRDLFQWDRFITPTIIKTFYWLVIALIILFGISGIFSGLAAMAISPFGGFILVMSSLASVIVGIIFARIAAEFVLIVFRINEHLGALRDQGQNLGQDHGHGHGQQY from the coding sequence ATGTTCGAATTTCGCGATCTGTTTCAGTGGGACCGTTTCATTACGCCCACCATCATCAAGACGTTCTACTGGCTGGTGATCGCACTGATCATTCTGTTCGGCATCTCCGGGATCTTCTCCGGTCTTGCCGCAATGGCCATCAGCCCGTTCGGCGGGTTCATCCTCGTGATGTCGAGTCTCGCCAGTGTGATCGTCGGAATCATCTTCGCACGCATTGCGGCTGAGTTCGTTCTGATCGTGTTCCGTATCAACGAACATCTTGGCGCGCTACGGGATCAGGGGCAAAACCTCGGGCAGGATCACGGCCACGGCCACGGCCAGCAGTACTGA
- the pth gene encoding aminoacyl-tRNA hydrolase → MLLFVGLGNPGAKYQGNRHNIGFMVLDDIARRHGFGPWRRRFQGETSEGTLSGERVILLKPMTFMNESGRSVQEASAYLKISLGDIAAFHDELELPFAKVRVKIGGGIAGHNGLRSISAHVGNDYRRVRLGIGHPGAKELVHNHVLSDFAKAERPQLEAFNDAVSDHVGLLVGGQDSSFQNKVHLTMQAKGFTSKDDNGSAEKPSKN, encoded by the coding sequence ATGCTTCTCTTTGTTGGACTCGGAAACCCTGGTGCCAAATACCAGGGAAACCGGCACAATATCGGATTCATGGTTCTCGATGATATCGCGCGGCGTCACGGTTTTGGACCGTGGCGCCGTCGCTTTCAGGGCGAGACCTCGGAAGGCACGCTGTCTGGTGAGCGCGTCATCCTGCTGAAGCCCATGACCTTCATGAACGAGTCCGGCCGCTCGGTGCAGGAAGCGTCCGCCTATTTGAAGATTTCACTCGGCGACATCGCCGCGTTTCACGACGAGCTCGAACTGCCATTCGCGAAAGTGCGCGTGAAGATCGGCGGCGGCATTGCCGGACATAACGGTTTGCGCTCGATCTCCGCGCATGTCGGCAACGACTATCGGCGCGTGCGCCTCGGCATCGGACATCCCGGTGCCAAGGAGCTGGTGCATAATCACGTGCTGAGCGATTTCGCCAAGGCCGAACGACCTCAGCTCGAAGCGTTCAACGATGCGGTGTCCGATCATGTCGGCCTGCTGGTCGGTGGTCAGGACTCGTCGTTTCAGAACAAGGTGCATCTGACGATGCAGGCCAAGGGTTTCACGTCGAAGGACGACAACGGCTCCGCTGAGAAGCCGTCGAAGAATTAG
- a CDS encoding MaoC family dehydratase — MRYLEDIQIGHRRELGSFTFTAESIKAFAEQFDPQPFHLDEEAGRKSLFGGLAASGWHVASICMKLLVADGQRAKAEAEARGEEPPVGGPSPGFRDLRWIRPVLAGDTLTYRSEVVSVRATATRPGWGILQSKNVAVNQRGEEVYSFLGSVFLPQRGDAA; from the coding sequence ATGCGCTATCTGGAAGACATCCAAATCGGTCATCGCCGCGAACTCGGTTCGTTCACGTTCACGGCCGAGTCGATCAAGGCGTTTGCCGAACAATTCGATCCGCAGCCATTCCATCTCGATGAAGAGGCGGGTCGCAAATCGCTGTTCGGCGGTCTTGCTGCGTCGGGTTGGCACGTGGCATCGATCTGCATGAAGTTGCTGGTGGCCGATGGCCAGCGCGCCAAGGCGGAAGCCGAAGCGCGGGGCGAAGAGCCCCCAGTCGGTGGGCCATCTCCGGGCTTTCGCGATCTGCGCTGGATACGGCCTGTTCTTGCGGGTGACACCCTGACCTATCGCAGCGAGGTTGTGTCCGTGCGTGCGACGGCTACGCGTCCGGGCTGGGGGATCTTGCAGTCGAAGAACGTTGCCGTTAATCAGCGCGGCGAGGAGGTCTACAGCTTCCTTGGTTCGGTCTTCCTGCCGCAACGGGGCGACGCGGCTTAA
- a CDS encoding GrlR family regulatory protein, protein MFDGFYKCDYRAGDVVGRSVMYCKDGRMLGGNTAFAHVGTYEEADDGIHAVIHGQRHHVGSQFRTLYGDDDGSIQVRGIHDGKNYRFTGGDAQGKGPAFESVMTRLDEEDFPDTGTVGDGGIANGLYSLHMKTLDGVEDGLTGVMLLFDGRILGGDARFYYLGAYGSAGGRWKGEIVNQEHTPAAGGSSLFAGYEVGIGFSGSCSDGCAAFEATALAGKRSLRLKAELSLLHKA, encoded by the coding sequence GTGTTCGACGGTTTTTACAAATGCGACTACCGGGCGGGCGACGTGGTCGGCCGCAGCGTCATGTATTGCAAGGACGGCCGCATGCTCGGCGGCAACACCGCTTTCGCCCATGTCGGCACCTATGAGGAAGCCGACGACGGCATCCATGCGGTGATCCACGGCCAGCGCCATCATGTCGGTTCGCAGTTTCGCACGCTCTATGGCGACGACGACGGCTCGATCCAGGTGCGTGGCATCCACGACGGCAAGAACTACAGGTTCACGGGCGGCGACGCGCAGGGCAAGGGGCCGGCCTTCGAGTCCGTGATGACACGGCTCGACGAAGAGGACTTCCCGGACACCGGCACGGTGGGCGATGGCGGCATCGCCAACGGGCTGTATTCGCTGCACATGAAAACCCTCGACGGCGTCGAGGACGGGCTGACCGGCGTGATGCTGCTGTTCGACGGCCGCATTCTGGGCGGCGACGCCCGCTTCTATTATCTCGGCGCCTATGGTTCGGCCGGCGGCCGCTGGAAGGGCGAGATCGTCAATCAGGAGCACACGCCCGCAGCCGGCGGGAGCTCGCTCTTCGCCGGCTACGAAGTGGGCATCGGCTTTTCCGGCAGCTGCAGCGACGGTTGCGCGGCATTCGAAGCCACCGCCCTCGCCGGCAAACGCAGCCTGCGCCTGAAGGCCGAGCTGTCGCTGCTGCACAAGGCGTGA
- a CDS encoding nuclear transport factor 2 family protein translates to MTEHSLWRFSRALHRAINERQLDHLTDIIDDNIEWAVYGPIDMFPFLGARHGKAAVLDVCKQIADNVRVHRFERESMILGDESGSAMMRFSLTALDSNRPISLRLAQFAQFKAGRLTSMRVVVDTFDLVEQALGRPIHLPKIA, encoded by the coding sequence ATGACAGAGCATAGCCTCTGGCGTTTCTCGCGCGCGTTGCATCGCGCCATCAATGAACGCCAGCTCGACCACCTCACTGACATCATCGACGACAATATCGAGTGGGCGGTCTACGGGCCGATCGACATGTTTCCGTTTCTCGGTGCGCGTCACGGCAAGGCCGCCGTCCTCGATGTCTGCAAGCAGATCGCCGACAATGTGCGGGTGCATCGCTTCGAGCGTGAGTCGATGATCCTTGGTGACGAGTCTGGCTCCGCAATGATGCGCTTCTCGCTGACCGCGCTGGATTCGAACCGCCCCATCAGCCTGCGGCTGGCGCAATTCGCTCAGTTCAAGGCCGGGCGTCTGACCAGCATGCGCGTGGTCGTGGATACGTTCGACCTGGTCGAACAGGCATTGGGCCGGCCTATCCATCTGCCGAAGATCGCCTGA
- a CDS encoding dicarboxylate/amino acid:cation symporter yields the protein MAKQPWYRILYIQVLIAIAIGVTVGYFYPDAGKALKPLGDGFIALIKMMIAPAIFCTVVHGIASIGDMSKVGRIGGKTLLYFETVSTLALLIGLLVGHFLQPGAGFNIDPSTLDAKSVASYVSRAKEESFVTHLMGIIPTSYFDSLAKGDLLQVLLVAILSGFAISHMGKPGEKIAEGVDLAGKMFFRIIGMIVQLAPIGAFGAMAFTIGSFGLGALVNLGYLIFTFYLASLLFVLLVLGGIARAFGFSILRFIGYIKDELLIVLGTSSSETVLPRMITKMEALGASKPVVGLVIPTGYSFNLDGTNIYMTLATLFLAQATNTHLTVGQMAAVLGVAMLTSKGASGVTGAGFVTLAATLSIIPDIPITALAIIVGIDKFMSECRALTNLIGNGVATIVISRWEGELDRHQLHEALLHPIDFGEEMERRPLDELPAKSAA from the coding sequence ATGGCCAAGCAACCCTGGTATCGCATTCTCTATATCCAGGTGCTGATCGCGATCGCGATCGGCGTCACCGTCGGCTACTTCTATCCAGATGCCGGCAAGGCGCTGAAGCCGCTCGGCGACGGCTTCATTGCCCTGATCAAGATGATGATCGCGCCGGCGATCTTCTGCACCGTGGTGCACGGCATCGCCTCGATCGGCGACATGAGCAAGGTCGGCCGCATCGGTGGCAAGACGCTGCTATACTTCGAGACGGTCTCTACCCTGGCGCTGCTGATCGGCCTCCTGGTCGGCCACTTCCTGCAGCCCGGCGCCGGCTTCAATATCGATCCCTCCACATTGGACGCAAAATCCGTCGCCAGCTATGTCAGCCGCGCCAAGGAGGAAAGCTTCGTCACCCATCTAATGGGAATCATTCCGACGTCCTATTTCGACTCGCTGGCCAAAGGCGATCTGCTGCAGGTGCTGCTGGTCGCGATCCTGTCCGGCTTCGCGATCTCGCATATGGGCAAGCCCGGCGAAAAGATTGCCGAAGGCGTTGATCTCGCCGGCAAGATGTTCTTCCGCATCATCGGCATGATCGTGCAGCTCGCGCCCATCGGCGCCTTTGGTGCAATGGCTTTCACCATCGGCTCGTTCGGCCTCGGGGCCCTCGTCAATCTCGGCTATCTGATCTTCACCTTTTATCTGGCGTCGCTGCTGTTCGTGCTGCTGGTGCTCGGCGGCATCGCGCGTGCCTTCGGTTTCTCGATTCTGCGTTTCATCGGCTATATCAAGGACGAGCTGCTGATCGTGCTCGGCACCTCGTCGTCCGAGACCGTGCTGCCGCGCATGATCACCAAGATGGAAGCGCTGGGCGCATCGAAGCCCGTGGTTGGCCTCGTCATCCCGACCGGCTACAGCTTCAATCTCGACGGCACCAATATCTACATGACGCTGGCGACGCTGTTCCTGGCGCAGGCCACCAACACGCATCTCACCGTCGGCCAGATGGCGGCCGTGCTCGGCGTGGCGATGCTGACGTCGAAAGGCGCATCGGGCGTCACCGGCGCGGGCTTCGTGACGCTGGCCGCAACGCTGTCGATCATCCCCGATATTCCGATCACCGCACTGGCCATTATCGTCGGCATCGACAAGTTTATGAGCGAATGCCGCGCGCTCACCAATCTGATCGGCAACGGCGTCGCCACCATCGTCATCAGCCGCTGGGAAGGCGAACTCGATCGCCATCAGCTCCACGAGGCGCTGCTGCATCCGATCGATTTCGGCGAAGAGATGGAGCGCCGGCCGCTGGACGAACTGCCGGCAAAATCGGCAGCCTGA
- a CDS encoding 50S ribosomal protein L25/general stress protein Ctc, whose translation MATVKELKATSRPVGGKGAARAERRAGRVPGVIYGDNKPPVAISVNDAELRQRILAGRFLTTIYDIELEGKKHRVIPRDFHLDPVKDFPLHVDFLRLGEGATIRVSVPLHIKGAEGAPGVKRGGTINIVTHTIELEAEAESIPQFLEVDVGQLDIGTSLHITDVVLPKGVKTLARDADLTLVTIVPPSGYGEEAATPAAAAAAAAPAAAGAKAPAAGAKAPAAGAKAPAAAAAPAKKK comes from the coding sequence ATGGCGACCGTCAAGGAATTGAAGGCGACCTCACGTCCGGTCGGCGGCAAGGGGGCCGCACGGGCAGAGCGTCGCGCCGGCCGAGTGCCCGGAGTGATCTATGGTGACAACAAGCCCCCGGTGGCGATTTCGGTGAATGATGCCGAACTGCGTCAGCGCATTCTGGCTGGCCGGTTCCTCACCACGATTTATGACATCGAACTCGAGGGCAAGAAGCACCGCGTGATTCCGCGCGACTTCCATCTCGATCCAGTCAAGGACTTCCCGCTTCACGTCGACTTCCTCCGCCTCGGCGAAGGCGCGACCATCCGCGTCAGCGTTCCGCTGCACATCAAGGGTGCTGAAGGCGCTCCGGGCGTGAAGCGTGGCGGCACCATCAACATCGTGACCCACACGATCGAACTGGAGGCCGAAGCCGAGAGCATTCCGCAGTTCCTCGAAGTCGATGTCGGCCAGCTCGATATCGGCACGTCGCTGCACATCACCGACGTTGTTCTGCCGAAGGGCGTGAAGACGCTGGCTCGCGATGCTGACCTGACGCTGGTCACCATCGTGCCGCCGTCGGGCTACGGTGAAGAAGCTGCGACCCCTGCGGCTGCGGCTGCTGCTGCGGCTCCTGCCGCTGCGGGTGCGAAGGCTCCGGCTGCCGGCGCCAAGGCTCCTGCCGCTGGTGCAAAGGCTCCGGCTGCTGCCGCCGCTCCGGCGAAGAAGAAGTAA
- a CDS encoding MaoC family dehydratase, with protein sequence MTLTFEDFKPGHFGTFGPRHITRDEIIAYAKEYDPQPMHLDEVAASASMLKGLSGSGWHMCSLMMRMIYDGFLHKTASMGSPGVDQMRWLAPFRPGDDLTLDVEVVEARESQSRPTLGIVKFKFSVLNAKGHMISEMITPIMIGRREAVAGN encoded by the coding sequence ATGACCCTGACATTTGAAGATTTTAAGCCCGGCCACTTCGGGACCTTCGGGCCGCGCCATATTACGCGCGACGAGATTATCGCCTATGCGAAAGAATACGATCCGCAGCCGATGCATCTCGATGAAGTTGCCGCAAGCGCATCGATGCTCAAAGGACTTTCCGGCTCCGGCTGGCACATGTGCTCGCTGATGATGCGGATGATCTATGACGGCTTTCTGCACAAGACCGCATCGATGGGCTCGCCGGGTGTCGATCAGATGCGATGGCTTGCGCCGTTTCGCCCGGGCGACGATCTGACACTGGATGTCGAAGTGGTCGAGGCACGCGAATCGCAAAGCCGGCCGACTTTGGGCATCGTCAAATTCAAGTTCAGCGTACTCAACGCCAAGGGGCATATGATTTCCGAGATGATCACGCCGATCATGATCGGGCGGCGTGAAGCCGTCGCCGGGAATTAG
- a CDS encoding (2Fe-2S) ferredoxin domain-containing protein encodes MASKPVVTARLRRASPVLVCKKCLGRIDDGKALRKSLKSDLKRRSVQQDVKSPRVVLTSCLGICPKRAAVVASAATLQNGQYLLLSGADASAEAAATLMPDRVP; translated from the coding sequence ATGGCCAGTAAACCCGTCGTCACAGCGCGCTTGCGCCGCGCGTCGCCCGTCCTCGTCTGCAAGAAATGCCTTGGTCGAATTGATGATGGCAAGGCACTGCGCAAATCGCTCAAGTCGGACTTGAAACGCCGCAGCGTGCAGCAGGACGTAAAAAGTCCACGCGTGGTGCTGACGAGCTGCCTTGGCATCTGCCCTAAGCGCGCCGCCGTCGTGGCGAGCGCCGCGACGTTGCAGAACGGGCAGTATCTGTTGCTGTCAGGTGCGGACGCCAGCGCAGAGGCGGCGGCGACGCTGATGCCGGATCGCGTGCCCTAG